In Capsicum annuum cultivar UCD-10X-F1 chromosome 8, UCD10Xv1.1, whole genome shotgun sequence, the genomic window GTAGCTGGGTGTCCATGTTTTTGTGGACTCAGAATGTTCACTGCTAATAACTTCCTccgttttattttacttgaccctctttttaaaaatatttattttaatttagttgttcctttgatgaaatcaagaggattttaatatgttcttccaataatactcttatcattaaatgactaaacaagttgtatacatattcaaatttatatttttaaagcataattaataatgttaatttggtaaaataaacccttAGTAAATACTTTTCTTAATTGGTACGTCAAGTTTAGAGGggccaactaaaatgaaacggagggaataCTGTACAGTGTAGTACTACTCCGACCCATTATTTGGCTCTTATAGAAGACTTACTTTGAGTCTTGTAGACTTGTACTATGTGCAAAGATATTATCCTCTCCTCTTGCTGTTTAATTTAGATCAGAATTTAGTCCCtcaaaataaatactaataagCCAATCACTTCAATTTGTGGTTTCTCTTTCTTCCCATTAGTCCTTAATTCTGCTCTTCTTTTGGAATACATATTGATCCCAAAGGCATATATTTGGTGGTGGTTCCACCTTAAATATTTGAACAATGATCCAAACAAGAAGAATTCAATTCATCATCTTTTGCTTGCTTATAATTTCTATGCAAGTTTTGGTGAATCTCGAAGCTTTGACAACCAATTCTGGTGACTGTATGTCTTCTTACTTACAAcgtctctttatttttgttttttcttgtacTCTTCAATGATGAATTTAACTCGTATAAATCggttaatataaaaataaaaataaaaattatactaataactaacataatttgacatgttatttatttattatcttttgaCTCACTTATCCCGATCAGTTAGTTATAGTTGTTTTTTTTAGGTAATTTGATCGTCtaatattatagtgaaagcaAAAGGCTTTGCAGCTAGCTTCCATGCTCAATCGAGTATGCATGTCTAATATGATCATGTATAGATTTACATGCTCCAAGTCACATTTAAATTTGTATATAAGAAGAGGGTCACTTGGAGTTGACACTCACCAAAATTAACGGACCATTATTTTTCGAGTTCATTTCGATTAATTATTGGATACATATGAACAAAGTCAcatatcttttttctattttaactgGAAAAAATGATTGGTGCAGATGGAGTTTTAGTCTCACTGAAGGAAGAGTGGGAGAACGTACCACCAAGTTGGGATGGCTCTGATCCTTGTGGTGATCCATGGGAAGGCATTGACTGCAACGACAATTCACGTGTTATTTCTAtgtaacttcttttttcctttttttttttttgggattgaATAGAAATCGTTAAAATGAGAAATCATATTAatctaaaattcttttttttttaaaaaaaaaaaaaaaaaagtgcatgTTTACCACTCTTTAAAATTTTCctatatttatgaataaaatattgaaattgagaAATGAAAACACAAGTGCCCTCTGTTAATTAAGAGTTCCATTTTTCCTTAGTACGACAATATCACATGTTCAATTCAATGTCACCCACCCAATTAATACTGTGCCAGCTAAATAATTATGATCACAGTATTTATTCGAGGAAATAAAATCTCTTGACCGATTataactaaaataggaaaaaataacatttttagaTTCCttattatgtataaaaataaaaattctttataTGTAAAAAATGCAATCCAGtataaaaagttttttaaaaaaaaacataaatagccTAAAAAAAACAATTCTTCCGTATTTAATCTCCCATTTTGATCAGTTCATGTTAATAGATGAATACTTATTATCTAACGAAACTAAGTTAagattaaatctaattttatcaaatGACATTGCTTGTCTTTGTAATTTGAGTCTCTCaaacatattgtattttatttagaGGTACTAATAAATGATTGTGAATTTCAgaaaattatcaagcatgaatctgAAAGGGGAGCTATCTGGAGATATTGAAGGCTTGTCTGAGTTGCAGATACTGTATGTAGACTGTTAGTGCATTATAACTTTAGAATTATTAGTACGTATTTACTTGGTACAATAACGAAATAATTAGTTAATTTCTCACAATTTACTCAACTAGCTACTTTTACCGAAAAGTCacacaattttattttctaacaCAAAAGTCACTCAACTCAACTGATCAACTCTGTATCGGTCAAACACCTATTGAGACGAAGGAAATAGGTCTGAACCCGTAATTTTAAAAGTATCATAGGTTCAGTGCTAAGACACTTAAAGATTGAACCATTAGAATTTCCTCTGAGTCCAACATTTATTAATTTGAAGATTTTGCTTGTATGCGACTCGACGTGTTTTGAAGGATTCGCtacaaaaaatagttttatgcATTTAGTGCAACAAAGTGAAAATTGAGTGGCAACCTATGAAATTAACATATCCATTAATTTGAAGATTTTGTTTGCATGCAACTCGAAGTGTTTTGAAGGATTCGTTACAAAAAATAGTTTAATGTCTTTGGTGCAATAAAGTGAAAGTTGAGTGACCATCTATGAAATTAACCGTAATCTTGAAGCACCTGAAGCTTTCTACTTTGCATGCATGAAATAAACAATTAAACTTATTGTGCTTGTGTTCATGCAATGTATGCACAAATATTATTCTTGACTGTTGAAAGTTCTTAGATTCTGTTATATTTTTCTGTTTCCTTTATAGGGATCTATCATACAACAAAGGCTTGACTGGCTCACTCCCTCAATCAATTGGAAGTTTGAAGAGTTTATCAATTCTGTAAGGGAATTACATGATGATAATGCTCAAATGTTGTTAATTCACCAGCTTGTTTCTTTATTTCTAGAGAGTAATTGCTCCTACCTGCCTTGTAGGATCCTCGTTGGTTGCGGGTTTTCTGGACTGATACCAGACACAATTGGATCACTTAGCCAGCTGAATTTTCTGTAAGGATATCAATTTCTTCTATTTGCAACTTTTTACCAGCTATATGCGTGCATGCATGTAACCGTGTAAGTCTTGTTTCTGTGGTTTATATGGTATTTTCATACTGGTATAACGATCGATCCAAAATCTATGTCAGAGTTTATTACATGGTTTGGATTGTTTGTTCTCACAAAATAGTCATTGGAGTGATCTTCATGGCATAAACTTGCTTGTTGCTTATGTCTTGAGCTCAATGCTTAATGAATTCAGGATATTGAGAATATGCAGTATTTGTAGTTAAAGTTAGAATATGCGGACATTTcagtacaactttttattttgtataatggAATGAGATGAGTTTAAATGGAGTAACTTGGTTAGCGAGCTAGGAATGAGGATTCAGATAGCTGGTCCTGACTTGCTTGGGACTGACGCCTagttgttttttgttgttgtatagtAATTCTTGTATCTCTTTGCATAGTCGAACTATGAAGGTCTTAGAGCTGCAGGTCTCTAGATATGTTATACTAGATATaaatctttttttgtttcttcttctggGCAACATTTCTAAAACACTATCTGAATCATATATGCAGAGCTTTGAATATTAACAACTTTATCGGACCAATACCAGCTTCTGTTGGTAATTTATCAAAGTTATCTTTGCTGGACTTAGCTGATAATAGGCTCAGTGGACCTCTTCCAATCTCCCATGGAAGCACACCTGGTCTAGACATGCTTGTTCACGCAAAGCATTTGTGAGTATTACTGATTACTGTCCGTTCCTTATGTAACATCTTTGTCTCTCATTTTCATCTGATGTACGACTTACCTCACAGTCACCTGGGGAGAAATCAGTTCTCGGGTGAGATTCCAGATCAGCTATTCAGCTCAAATATGACTCTCAAACATTTGTAAGTTCCACGAAACTGGAAGTGTATATatttcgagaattatttgatggATCAACAAAAGTGTAACCAGACACGTGTTGACCGATGAAACTATGTTTTAACCTTCTCACTGACCTATTTTCTTTCTACCTGGAAGAAAGGCAAGTGGATTTGGAGTATGAATTTATGTCTTTGTTATCTGGTGAGATAGCATAAATATGTCCCTGGTGCTGGAGACACATTTCTCCTTCACGAAATTAGAAAAGACACAACAATTTTTCAGGTTCCACATTGGTCGAGTGTGTGAGTTGTTGTTGCCTCTTACGATCTTGGATAATTCTCATATCTTAAGCTAGCTTAGAAATTGAGTTAGGCCCAATATCTATTTTCCTCTCGTAGGGTCAGAGCCAGATTCATCTTTGTTGTTGTATTACCTTATGTTGGGCTCCAATATTATGTTGTCCATGCTCGAGATGTCCCTTAATCATTTTTCTAAAACTTTCTTGTTTCTCAATCACCAACTATCTAAAACTCCTCATTTATCGACTATCCAAGCTATCTCTTCATTGTTGTCAAAATAACTTAGCCTGTATAAGCTTTATTTTTATCCTATTCTTTCTCCTCGTTCTTTTCCCTTCTCAAGCTTTGAAATGTTTCAGtcttcaaatatttttcaatctAAGATGTTCAGCCACACATATTAAATCAACAACTGCTTGGCGATCAAAACTAGGCTTAGAAATGTGAGCGTGCAACCACGCACACATACACAAAAATTGTGAATATTTGGAAAGCTACCTTAAAGTTGGATTGTTCGTCTACATTATATCCCACGCCTACGCTATGGTGCTAGCTCTAACACTTCTAGCAAACTACTTCTGTGCCTAATGTTTTTTTTCTGTTTGGATCTTGTAATTGCACAGGCTGCTTGAGCAAAACAAGCTTACTGGAAAAATACCCCCTACATTAGGACTTGTGCAGACCCTGGAGGTGGTGTAAGTATTTCCAAAATCCATCATGTTCTTAAAGAATTCCAACAAATGTGCCATCTTTCTTGCTTTTCATTACCTGTAAAATTTAATTAACTATATACCCATGTGCGCTGTAGTCGTCTTGACAGGAATTCATTAGATGGATCGATCCCATCAACCCTCAAAAATCTCACACTTATGAGTGAACTGTGAGTAGACAAGCATTATGCTAGTATAAAAGTTCTTTATTCATGAGAGCATAAGAccatttataaattttccatatcACTTGCAGCTTCTtatcaaataatgaattcaccggtCCCTTGCCCAATCTCGCTGGCATGAATGATCTCAACTACTTGTAAGTTCCTTGACACACAATGCCTTGGGATACTGATGTTCTGGTTGGAACTCTATTCTTCTAAGAAAAAGCATCAATCTTGATGTTGTGATATTACAGATTATGTCTTTAGATTACTTTAATTTGCTTTTGTGTCCTGTGGTCATGTTTGGCAGAGATATGAGCAATAATACATTCAGCTCAGATGATTTTCCGCGGTGGCTTTCGACTTTGCAGTCGTTGACGACTCTGTACTCCTCTCGCTCTCTCtcattttctccttttctttatcTCTTAGCATGCATGCGTGTGTCTATCTCTGAGTTCACGTGCCTCAGCAGAACTTACATGATCATAATCTGTTGTGCACTTCATCAATTATATATTCTGCTCGATCACAGGGTAATGGAGAACacacaacttcaaggagaaattCCACCAACCCTCTTCAGTCTTGTTCAGTTGCAGACCGTGTGAGTATTCTTTTACTTTTAGGCCATGCATGGTGCGTGTCATGCAACTATTCTCCTTTTTCGCTATGTGCTAATCTTGTAACTAAGTTTGAATGGAAACACAAAGTGAACTAGTATATGATTCTATGTTGTGCATTTCAATTTACGACGATAACGTGGCTATTTATGACAGTCGCTTAAGGGGAAACAAGATCAATGGAACCCTTGATGTTGCATCCAACTATAGCAGCCAATTAAAACTGATTGATTTGCAGAACAATTCTATCGATTCGTTTACAGTAAGACCGGGATATCCTTTTCAAACAATGTAAGTCCTCAATCCACTTTTTTCTCTCCACTTTACCAATGAGAAAAGAAATACTGGATTATTCTTGTTAGGACATTTGATTCTTCTGAATACCACCTAATCATTTAACAATCTCAGTTTTCTACTTGTTCACTTGGCAGACTTATGCATAATCCAGTTTGTTATGAAGGATCAGAAGACTATTGTGGCGTTGTCCCAAAGAACTTCGGGTATTCAACTCCACAAGATAATTGCCATAGAACTCAATGCAGTTCTGATCAAATTCCTAGCCCAACCTGTAAATGTGCTTATCCGTACACAGGCGATCTAATTTTCAGAGCTCCTTCCTTTTCTGACTTGACAAACACAAGCATTTATGAGTCACTTCAAAAGTCTATGATATCTTCTTTGAGCCGATATCAGGAGCTAGTAGATTCAATTTCCTTGAGTAATCCGGAAAAGAATTCAGATGACTACCTTGTGTTACGCCTGCAAGTTTTTCCATTTGGTCAAGATCATTTCAACCGTACGGGGATTACCACACTTGGATTTGCACTTAGCAATCAGACTTTCAAACCCCCACCAAATTTTGGACCATTCTTTTTCAATGGTGAAAGCTACATACACTTCGAAGGTGATGGATCATTTCATTGATATGTAACTGTATTTCTTGTGCACAAGTTTTATTATAACAACTTACTATAGTACCTGTTTGTTACTAGAGATCTGACTTTACAGGTATTGTGCTTTACAGGTGGATCAACAGGATCACACAAGTCAATCTCTAAAGGGATTATAATTGGAGCAGCTGCAGCTGGTGCTatccttttaattttatcaatagTAGTAGGAGTTTTAGCTTGCCAAAAGAAAAGAGCTCAAGAAGCTGTTAAAAAGAGTGACCCTTTTGGTGAGTTCTGTGACCATTCTTTAGTGTTGTTTGTGACTTCTTACTTTGCTGATAGCTACCATCTTTTTTATCTGTCCAGCTACATGGGATTCTGTTAAAGACAGCGGCGATGTTCCACAGTTAAAAGGTGTAAAATGCTTCACATTTGAAGAGCTGAAAAAATACACCAATAATTTCTCAGCAAGCAATTACATTGGATCTGGTGGTTATGGGAAGGTTGGTTCTATTGACTTTTGATAATACAATGTCATATCATGATGACTGATTAAAAAgctattgttttaatttagttgtgaAAACTATTTTCCAACATTCGCGTAGTTGCTCCTTGCTGTTGACTAATACCCATTTTGCGCAATAATGTTCATTCCATAAGACATGTGAAAATTAATATCTTTAGTAAATTGGCCTAGGTTTATTGCCAGGTTTTAAAGTGCAACATGTTCTTGTACTACCAGCAAAAGTCATGACGATGTTTCTTTTTTCAAACTAAAGTTAGTTGATCACTTAAAACTTCTCGCAAACTTACAGGTATACAGAGGCACACTTCCAGATGGACAACTAGTTGCAATTAAAAGAGCAGAGCAAGCATCTAAGCAGGGCGCCCTTGAGTTTAAAACGGAGATTGAGATTCTGTCTCGGTTCCATCACAAAAATGTTGTCAGCCTTGTAGGCTTTTGTTTCAGGCAAGGTGAACAGATGTTGGTCTATGAATATATACCAAATGGATCCTTGAAAGAAGCTCTTTCAGGTAATTGAACTCCCACGGGCTGTTGTTTTCAAAACCAGCTGTAGGTTAAAAATTATTCTGCATCAAGTTAATGTCGACTTTTGCAGGAAAATCTGGGATTATGTTAGATTGGAAAAAAAGACTTCGAATAGCCCTTGGAGCAGCCAGAGGTTTACAATATCTTCATGATCATGTTGACCCTCCTATCATCCACCGAGATATCAAATCAAATAACATCTTGCTGGATGAGCACTTGAATGCAAAAGTTGGTGATTTTGGTCTCTCCAAGACGATGAATGAGCCAGACAAGGGTTATGTCAGCACTCAGGTTAAAGGAACAATGGTAAGTCCAGACTTCAGTGTTATCATATGGTGGCATTTCTCAGTTTTTTTGCATGCAATTGCTTTGTGAATTTTGCATAGAGTAGAATATCCAGGAAGCTTGAAACCCTAACACTTAATCTCAACATTGTTGAAGAATTTGTAACTGAACATTTGACTAATACGCGCTGCTGTCCGGCTTAGGGCTACATGGATCCCGAGTATTACACAACACAACAGTTGACTGAGAAGAGTGATGTCTATAGCTTTGGAGTTGTAATGCTGGAGCTTATAACCGCGAGGAGTCCTATTGTGAAAGGAAAATATATTGTGAAGGAAATGAAGCAAGCGATAGACAAGTCTAAAGACATGTACAACATTGGCAATTTTGTTGATCCTGCTATCCCCTCAAACATAACACCTATAAGCTTCAGGAAGTTTGTGGATCTAGCTTTGACATGCCTCGAAGAAGCAGGAGATAATAGGCCAACAATGGGTGAAGTGGTGAAAGAGATTGAGAATATCATGGAAATCGATGGAGTGAACAGTTCTGTTGAATCCAGATCAACTTCTGTCAGCCACGAAGGAACCAGCGGAACCTTTGACCATCCTTACAGTGAGGAAAGCCTAATGCGTCACAGCGGGGGCACCAATTCGGGTAAACGTACCAACTCTTCTCCTGGAGCTAGCCAACAGCCTTAACTAAAATGTgtttttttggggaaaaatgtGAAGTGAAAAACTTCATGTCCTGGTGTGTTAATTGTGTACATTCTCTTAATCTCTCTATTCAACTGTTTGCTTCTGATAATCCAGGAGCCAGACTGAGACTCAGTGGATTCAAAATGAGTTGATactattatatgtatatatacattttaatttttttttgacctATTTATACATGGTGTGAACCAAAAAGTAATGCTTCAATTGAACCTACAAAACCTCCTCTATTTGCAATTTATGTGAACAAAATAAATTAAGGTGGCTGTGTTGAAACTTGTCTAAGTCTTTGAGAACTCCGCGCTACTAACTTCAAACGCATAGAAATTTGAATGTTACTCCCTCCGTCTATTTTTACATGTTCAAATCCCAAAGCTCGACTTTAGTACCTAACACATGAGTTCCACTTGCCTGTAGGCAAAAACCTAATTTGTTGGACAGTTATTTATTGCGATGAGACCTTCTTTATCGACGACTGACCAATAGTTTGCTGGTATATATTGACTAGCAGGAAAAGGCCAATATGTTAATAAAGTGGTTAcaaataattaatgagtaattgtTTCATGGAGTTGGTTTTCCACTCATATCAATCCTCTTTCCTTCTTGAAGAGGCCAACGAGTTTGTCCATCGATATTAGTCTGTTttcattttacattttttatcatCAAAGTGATAACTCTCTAACTCTCTAAATAGCTGCTTCTTTTTTAATTAGAGGTGTCGGGTTTGAGCTTTGGgtatgaaaatttttttgatatgGAGTGCTACCCCGAATGGGCCCTATCCGGTGCGAAGTCAAATTAATCGGACTTCAATGCAAGTACCGAACACCgaatgaaaaccaaaaaaaaataaaaaatcaaacgaAAAGTGTCTAGAATTATAATTGGCGACACTTCAATTAGAATAGTGGAAATTTGAAATTTCTGATACTGGTAAATGACTGAT contains:
- the LOC107839788 gene encoding leucine-rich repeat receptor protein kinase HPCA1 — translated: MIQTRRIQFIIFCLLIISMQVLVNLEALTTNSGDYGVLVSLKEEWENVPPSWDGSDPCGDPWEGIDCNDNSRVISIKLSSMNLKGELSGDIEGLSELQILDLSYNKGLTGSLPQSIGSLKSLSILILVGCGFSGLIPDTIGSLSQLNFLALNINNFIGPIPASVGNLSKLSLLDLADNRLSGPLPISHGSTPGLDMLVHAKHFHLGRNQFSGEIPDQLFSSNMTLKHLLLEQNKLTGKIPPTLGLVQTLEVVRLDRNSLDGSIPSTLKNLTLMSELFLSNNEFTGPLPNLAGMNDLNYLDMSNNTFSSDDFPRWLSTLQSLTTLVMENTQLQGEIPPTLFSLVQLQTVRLRGNKINGTLDVASNYSSQLKLIDLQNNSIDSFTVRPGYPFQTILMHNPVCYEGSEDYCGVVPKNFGYSTPQDNCHRTQCSSDQIPSPTCKCAYPYTGDLIFRAPSFSDLTNTSIYESLQKSMISSLSRYQELVDSISLSNPEKNSDDYLVLRLQVFPFGQDHFNRTGITTLGFALSNQTFKPPPNFGPFFFNGESYIHFEGGSTGSHKSISKGIIIGAAAAGAILLILSIVVGVLACQKKRAQEAVKKSDPFATWDSVKDSGDVPQLKGVKCFTFEELKKYTNNFSASNYIGSGGYGKVYRGTLPDGQLVAIKRAEQASKQGALEFKTEIEILSRFHHKNVVSLVGFCFRQGEQMLVYEYIPNGSLKEALSGKSGIMLDWKKRLRIALGAARGLQYLHDHVDPPIIHRDIKSNNILLDEHLNAKVGDFGLSKTMNEPDKGYVSTQVKGTMGYMDPEYYTTQQLTEKSDVYSFGVVMLELITARSPIVKGKYIVKEMKQAIDKSKDMYNIGNFVDPAIPSNITPISFRKFVDLALTCLEEAGDNRPTMGEVVKEIENIMEIDGVNSSVESRSTSVSHEGTSGTFDHPYSEESLMRHSGGTNSGKRTNSSPGASQQP